GACGCTTTTTCATGCGCTCCGGCGGGATGGTCCAGATGCGTTTGTCAAAGTCGATGTCTACCCATCGGGTGGTAGCCGCCTCGGCAGGACGGGTCATCGTGTGCAGTTGCCATTCGATCAGGCAGCGAGTGATCCGCTTGATGCTGGCATTCGCGATTTCCAGAATGAGCTCCGGAAGCTCATCAGGTGCAAGCGCAGCCATATTCTCTTTCTTCGGCTTCTTGAATACCGCCCGGATACCGCTGAGGGGATTCGCGAAGATCATTCCTGAGTTGACCCCGTAGGTCATGATCTCGTTGAGCCGTTGGCTCAGCCGTTTCACTGTTTCCAGGCTGCCTTTGGCTTCGATTGGACGAAGGAGCTTGACCACCATCGGTGCGCTGACTTCCGAGATCGGTGTCGATTTCATGCTCGGAAAAACGTGCAGTGTGAGTGAGCGCCAGATGTCTTCAGCATACGCCGGCGTGACCGAGTCCTTCTTCAGCTCGAACCAGGCGGTGGCCACATTCTCGAACGTGTGTTCTGTCTCCGCTCGTTTGGCTTGCACCAGCTCGTTGCGTTGAGCTTTGGGGTCGATGCCTTGCGCCAACAGCTCTCTGGCCTCAACCGCTTTCTTCCGGGCTTGCGCCAGAGAAACCTCGGGATAGGAGCCGAGCGCCATGTTGATTCGATTCTTGGTAACGGGATGCCGGTAGTTGAAGTTCCACTGCATCGAGCGATTGACTCGGACGCGGAGCTGAAGCCCGTCACCATCGGTGAGGACGTAGTCCTTGTCTTTGGGTTTGACAGCCTTGAGCTGACGGTCCGAGAGGCGGGCGGTTTGAGCGCGCATGAGGAGTACTCCATGTCACCTTTTGGTATTCCCAAGATTAGCGCTGGGTAGCCGGGAATACCAATGGGAATACCAATGTGGCTGGAACTCAAAAACCCTCTGCGGAGCCCAGTAGCGCTTAACCCTTTGATTTCACTGGATTTCAGGCACAAAAAAAGACGTCCGTGGACGTCTTTAGATGATTAAGTGGTGGAGCCGGGGGGATTTGAACCCCCGTCCGCCAGTACTCCGCTGTCGGTACTACATGCGTAGCCGTGTCTATTAAGTTAACCCTCAGCGACCCGACGGGCAGGGTGCTTTGGGCGAGTTGTGTAAGTTTTAGCCGCTTCGTCCACAACGTACTGCACGGCGATTCTGTTCTATATGACAATCACTTTGGGTTTACAGACATCCCCTGGTGATTGCTGGACCCGAAGGTACCAGAAGCTCAGGATCTAAGGCTGCTTACGCAGCGATAGCGAATTCCTGGCCGTAGTTTTCGTCATTGGCAACTATAAGAAGTTGCAACAGTGGATTTACGAGTTCTGTTACCAACTCGGCATGCACCTAAAGTTTCGCAACCAGCGTCGAATCCAAAACGGCCCCGAGCCTGCTGCTCTGCGAAACATTTTGAGCAGCAAGCCTGCGTAGTGTACGCCAACGCGGGGGATAAGGCCAACCCGAAGGTTGGCCTGCGCATGCATCAGCCTTTGCTAGGTTCGCGGAGCTGGATTTTTTCCAGCATGCCGGTGGAGATGGCGATGCAGTCCTTGTCGTTGCCGGCAGCCTGGGCTGCTTTGGCTTTGTCCAATGCAGCTTTGACGTTGTCGAGGGAGTTTTCACCGACAGCCATCCCGGCGTCGACGGTATTCTGGAGTTTCTGGATGTTGGTGGCGCACAGATCTTCCGCAGCAAACACCGGTGAGGCCAACAGTGCCGCGGTGATGAACATTCCAGCCAATGCAGAGTGCTTCATGGGTATCTCCTTGTGCATGAGGGCTCGGTGCGGCCGGTCGATGGGGCTGCTGGCCGAGGGGGGCTTTAAGCTCTTTGGCAGGGCTTAGCTAAATGACTATAGCCGGGCGTAGGAATTCGGTTTTTTTTTGCTTGGTTGATGGGGGGAGGGGTGGGCTTGCTGGCGAAGGGCGTCAACGGAGGCGCGTTATCGTTGACGTTTTTCGCTGGCAAGCCAGCTCCTACAAGGGGCGGGGTTGGGTTACGCGGTCTACGAGGTAGACCAGGCTGTGGTAGTCGATGCCGCCGTGTTGGGTCAGGCCGATTTCGCAGGTGCGGCTGGTGGAGATGCCTTCGCTGCAGTACTGCACGGCGTCCTTCAGGCTGCGCAGGGAGTGGGCGTTGAGTTCCGGGGTGGTGAAGCCTTTGTCGCCGGCGAAGCCGCAGCAGTGGATGCCTTCGGGGATGACGACGTTGTTGCTGCAGCGTCGGGCGAGGTCGATCAGTGCCTGGCTTTCGCCCAGGTGCTGGGTGCTGCAGGTCACGTGCACGGCGATCGGCGCGTCCTGTGGGGTGAAGTCCAGGCGCTGCATCAGGTGGGTGCGGATGAAGCGCACCGGGTCGTACATATCGAGACGGACTTCGCCCAGGTCCTGGACCAAGCGCAGGGTGCAGGGGCTGGTGTCGCAATAGATCGGATCAAGCCCGCCGCGACTGGCGTGCAGCAGCGCGCCGAGCAGTTCCTGGCGCTTGTGTTCGGCCTGTTCGGCGTAGCCTTTGGAGGCGAACGGCTGGCCGCAGCACAGGCTGTCGAGGTTATCCGGGAGGACTACCTGATAGCCGGCTTTTTCCAGCAGGCCACGGGTTTTGTCGTACAGCGACATCTGCTCCTTATCACCCGCCGCCGGGCCCATGGCGCGTGAGACGCAGGCCGGCAGGTAGACCACCCGGGGGCGCTGGTCGTTGATCGTCGGGCTGAAACGGATGGCCCGTTCCGGCTGCGGCATGGCGTTGGTCCACTGCGGGATTTGTCCCTTGGATAGCTTGTTCAGGCTCGCCGTCAGCTTGCTCAGGCGCGGCGCACCCAGGAGCATGCGCGCACCGTTGGCGACGTGCAATGTGAAGCGCGCGCCTTGCAGGGCGGTGGCGAAATTGCTCTCAATCCAGTTGGCGGTTTTCTGATGGGTAGCGGTGCGCGCCCGCAGTTTTTTCACCAGCTCGCCGGTGTTGATGCCTACCGGGCAGCGTTGCGCACAGAGGCCGGTGGCGGCGCAGGTGTCGAGGCCCTGGAATTCGTAGGCCTGTTCCAGCTCTTGGGTGTTGATGCCGGCGCGCTTTTTCGCCTGGATGTCGCGCCAGATCACGATGCGCTGACGCGGGCTCAGGGTCAGTCCTTTGGACGGGCAGACCGGCTCGCAGAAGCCACATTCAATGCACTTGTCGACGATCTCGTCGGCGGCCGGCAGAGGTTTCAGGTGCTTGAGGTGGATCTGCGGATCCTCGCTGAGGACCACGTCCGGGTTGAGAATACCGTTGGGGTCGAGCAGGCGCTTGAGCTGCCACATCAACTGGTAGGCATCGCTGCCCCATTCCAGTTCGACGAAGGGCGCCATGTTGCGCCCGGTGCCGTGTTCGGCTTTCAGCGAACCACCGAACTCCACGGCCACCAGTTGCGCGACGTCGTCCATGAACGCCTGGTAGCGTGCGACTTCTTCCGGGTTGTTGAAGCCTTGGGTGAAGACGAAGTGCAGATTGCCTTCCAGAGCATGTCCGAACAGGATCGCTTCGTCGTAATGGTGTTTGTCGAACAGCTCGATCAGGCGGTTCACGCCGATGGCCAGTTGCTCTACCGGGAAGGTCACGTCTTCGATGATCACTGTGGTGCCGGTCTTGCGCACCGCGCCAACGGCCGGGAAGGTGTCTTTGCGGATCGCCCAGAGCCGCGCGTTTTCCGCCGGGTCTTCGCTGAAGTCGACTTGCTTCTCCACCGGGAATGCCGCCAACGAGGCCATGATCTGCGCCAGTTGTTCGTGCAACAGCGCAGAAGAGGCGGCGCGGGATTCGATCAGCAGCGCGCAGGCGTTGTTCGACAGCTCGCGGACGAAGGCCGGCATCCCGGGTTTGTCCTGCACTGAGCGCAGGCTGCGGCGGTCGAGCAATTCGACGGCGGAAACCGGTTGGTTTTTCAGCACGGAAACGGCGTTGCAGCAGGTTTCCACATCCGGGAAAACGATCAGCGCCGACGCCTTGTTCGGGTGGTCGAGCACGGTGTCGTAGGTCACCGCGCTGATGAAGCCCAGGGTGCCTTCGGAGCCGACCAGCAGATGGCTCAAGATATCCACAGGCTCGTCGTAATCCACCAGGGCGTTGAGTGACAGGCCGGTGGTATTTTTCAGACGGTATTTGTGGCGAATTTTTGCAGCGAGATCGGTGTTGGCGCGGGTCTCGCGGCCCAGTGTTGCCAGGCGTTCGAGCAGGTCGGCGTGGCTGGCGCGGAAGGCGGCGACGCTGCTGGGATCTTCGGTGTCGAGACGGCTGCCATCGGCCAGCACTAGGCGAATCCCTGCCAGGGTGTGATAGGTGTTTTGCGCGGTGCCGCAGCACATGCCGCTGGCGTTGTTGGCGACGATGCCGCCGATCTTGCAGGCATTGATCGACGCCGGATCCGGGCCGATCTTGCGCCCGAACGGTGCCAGCCAAGCGTTGGCCTGGGCGCCAATGACGCCGGGCTGCAGGCGAATCTGCGTGCCTTGGTGGCGAATCTCGCGGCCGTTCCAGTTATCGCCGAGGACGATCAGCACCGAGTCGCTGATGGCCTGGCCGGAAAGGCTGGTGCCGGCGGCGCGGA
This region of Pseudomonas fluorescens genomic DNA includes:
- a CDS encoding integrase domain-containing protein, yielding MRAQTARLSDRQLKAVKPKDKDYVLTDGDGLQLRVRVNRSMQWNFNYRHPVTKNRINMALGSYPEVSLAQARKKAVEARELLAQGIDPKAQRNELVQAKRAETEHTFENVATAWFELKKDSVTPAYAEDIWRSLTLHVFPSMKSTPISEVSAPMVVKLLRPIEAKGSLETVKRLSQRLNEIMTYGVNSGMIFANPLSGIRAVFKKPKKENMAALAPDELPELILEIANASIKRITRCLIEWQLHTMTRPAEAATTRWVDIDFDKRIWTIPPERMKKRRPHTIPLTEQALALLEALKPLSGHREYVFPADRNPRTHANSQTANMALKRMGFQDRLVSHGMRSMASTILNEHGWDPELIEVALAHVDKDEVRSAYNRADYIERRRPMMAWWSEHIQKAATGNLSASAINQTRDHNVVPIR
- a CDS encoding FAD-binding and (Fe-S)-binding domain-containing protein, with amino-acid sequence MTLPAAFLRDAQQLIPQERRFDDPLSTLAFGTDASFYRLIPQLVIRVESEDEVVALLHLAQRDRVPVTFRAAGTSLSGQAISDSVLIVLGDNWNGREIRHQGTQIRLQPGVIGAQANAWLAPFGRKIGPDPASINACKIGGIVANNASGMCCGTAQNTYHTLAGIRLVLADGSRLDTEDPSSVAAFRASHADLLERLATLGRETRANTDLAAKIRHKYRLKNTTGLSLNALVDYDEPVDILSHLLVGSEGTLGFISAVTYDTVLDHPNKASALIVFPDVETCCNAVSVLKNQPVSAVELLDRRSLRSVQDKPGMPAFVRELSNNACALLIESRAASSALLHEQLAQIMASLAAFPVEKQVDFSEDPAENARLWAIRKDTFPAVGAVRKTGTTVIIEDVTFPVEQLAIGVNRLIELFDKHHYDEAILFGHALEGNLHFVFTQGFNNPEEVARYQAFMDDVAQLVAVEFGGSLKAEHGTGRNMAPFVELEWGSDAYQLMWQLKRLLDPNGILNPDVVLSEDPQIHLKHLKPLPAADEIVDKCIECGFCEPVCPSKGLTLSPRQRIVIWRDIQAKKRAGINTQELEQAYEFQGLDTCAATGLCAQRCPVGINTGELVKKLRARTATHQKTANWIESNFATALQGARFTLHVANGARMLLGAPRLSKLTASLNKLSKGQIPQWTNAMPQPERAIRFSPTINDQRPRVVYLPACVSRAMGPAAGDKEQMSLYDKTRGLLEKAGYQVVLPDNLDSLCCGQPFASKGYAEQAEHKRQELLGALLHASRGGLDPIYCDTSPCTLRLVQDLGEVRLDMYDPVRFIRTHLMQRLDFTPQDAPIAVHVTCSTQHLGESQALIDLARRCSNNVVIPEGIHCCGFAGDKGFTTPELNAHSLRSLKDAVQYCSEGISTSRTCEIGLTQHGGIDYHSLVYLVDRVTQPRPL